The following are from one region of the Arthrobacter sp. TMP15 genome:
- a CDS encoding thiamine pyrophosphate-binding protein, with amino-acid sequence MTDQLNESTQTTEIQRNGGDLVVETLTALGAKTVFGIPGQHALGLFDALGRSPLHFVSSRVENNSAFSADGYSRATGEVGVLFLSTGPGALTALAGLQEAYATGVPMIVVASQIPLEGLGARRKGMLHQLDDQKASAANVTKSQRLIQHASGIPSAIQDAWTEAVSSPQGPVWIEVPQNVLLDPIFVPAVEDALAEPFDNPPRVELVREAVKWLSAAERPVIVAGGGVRRGHAQKELLAIAEKLNAPVVCTPGGNGAFPWNHELSLQSWMEDRYVTEVLEDADVLVVIGSSMGEVSSNYFTMEPRGRIIQIDAEPRVLESNRPALGIRADAGQALRALDEALTEPHGEKAQWHGETPQNIVRATLAKVQGRLDEQDLGLERKFMADIREAVPAEMQTFWDMTISAYWGWSCWDSKDGEFHSAQGAGGLGYGFPAAIGGALGLESAGKPSRVLAVAGDGSSMYSISELATAKQHNAPVTWLIVDDGGYGILREYMIDTFGKATHTELARPDFVKVAEAFGVPAQRVKAEHVGEALKAAFAAEGPNVVVVDVLLKMFGPTHLDI; translated from the coding sequence ATGACTGACCAGCTAAACGAGTCAACACAGACTACAGAAATTCAGCGCAACGGTGGAGACCTGGTTGTTGAAACACTCACTGCCTTGGGCGCCAAAACCGTCTTTGGCATCCCGGGCCAGCATGCACTGGGCCTCTTTGATGCCTTGGGCCGTTCACCCCTGCACTTTGTCTCTTCCCGCGTGGAGAACAATTCAGCGTTTTCCGCCGATGGCTACTCCCGGGCCACCGGTGAGGTGGGCGTATTGTTCCTGTCCACAGGCCCCGGGGCCTTGACTGCCCTTGCCGGCTTGCAGGAAGCGTATGCCACAGGCGTGCCTATGATTGTTGTGGCCAGCCAGATCCCGCTTGAGGGTTTGGGGGCCCGCCGCAAGGGCATGCTTCATCAGCTCGATGACCAAAAAGCCTCCGCGGCCAATGTGACCAAGAGCCAGCGACTGATCCAGCATGCCTCAGGAATCCCTTCTGCCATTCAGGATGCGTGGACGGAAGCAGTTTCCTCCCCGCAGGGCCCGGTCTGGATTGAAGTACCCCAAAACGTGTTGTTGGACCCCATCTTTGTGCCGGCTGTTGAGGATGCTTTGGCGGAACCTTTCGATAACCCGCCTCGAGTTGAGCTGGTCCGGGAAGCAGTGAAGTGGCTTTCCGCCGCTGAGCGTCCCGTCATTGTTGCAGGTGGTGGCGTGCGTCGCGGCCATGCCCAAAAAGAGCTGCTCGCTATTGCCGAAAAGCTCAACGCACCTGTGGTGTGCACCCCGGGCGGCAATGGCGCGTTCCCGTGGAACCATGAGCTTTCGCTGCAGTCGTGGATGGAAGATCGGTACGTTACCGAAGTACTTGAAGATGCAGATGTGCTTGTTGTTATTGGGTCATCCATGGGTGAGGTTTCCAGTAACTACTTCACCATGGAGCCGCGCGGGCGCATCATTCAGATCGATGCTGAGCCTCGCGTGCTTGAATCCAACCGCCCGGCCTTGGGCATCCGTGCTGACGCCGGTCAGGCGCTGAGGGCGCTGGATGAGGCCCTGACTGAACCTCATGGGGAGAAGGCACAGTGGCACGGGGAAACTCCGCAGAACATTGTGAGGGCGACTCTTGCCAAGGTCCAGGGTCGTCTTGATGAGCAGGATCTGGGTCTGGAGCGCAAGTTCATGGCCGACATTCGCGAAGCTGTCCCTGCCGAGATGCAGACCTTCTGGGACATGACCATCTCAGCTTATTGGGGTTGGAGCTGCTGGGATTCCAAGGATGGAGAATTCCACTCCGCCCAAGGTGCTGGTGGGTTGGGCTACGGCTTCCCGGCCGCTATTGGTGGCGCGCTGGGGCTGGAGAGCGCGGGCAAGCCTTCCCGTGTACTGGCAGTTGCCGGGGATGGTTCCTCCATGTATTCCATCTCGGAACTGGCTACGGCCAAGCAGCACAATGCCCCTGTCACATGGCTCATTGTTGACGACGGCGGCTACGGCATCCTGCGTGAATACATGATCGACACCTTTGGTAAAGCCACGCACACTGAATTGGCGCGGCCGGACTTTGTGAAAGTGGCGGAGGCCTTCGGTGTTCCCGCTCAGCGTGTGAAGGCCGAGCACGTGGGGGAGGCGCTTAAGGCCGCCTTCGCCGCTGAGGGTCCAAACGTTGTGGTGGTTGATGTGCTGTTGAAGATGTTCGGCCCCACGCACCTGGACATCTAG
- a CDS encoding alpha/beta hydrolase → MEKHVIANNIDTAKRQRPLRRRLVIAGGTLVAAVALTAIVAAITPWPSVMVIRTVFEKGAASTVAEMEPHVPDTKLTEYRDIAYAPPTGSLPQSDTTLDVYTPAGGTKKLTTIVWVHGGAWISGQKENIEPYLRILAAQGYTTIGVNYTTAPEAVYPTALTQLNTALGYISEHAPEWNGDPKRIVLAGDSAGSQLASQLAILTTNPRYAHLSGMTPGLKEEQVVGAILNCGVYDMPAMSALNGIEAWGLQVSLWAYAGTKDWSSRSTGSLMSTINFVNADFPPTYISGGNGDALTWSQSIPFAQALEDSGVSVTRLFWPANHEPKLPHEYQFHLDLNEANVALADTIKYLQALDSEPTQSSTKPS, encoded by the coding sequence ATGGAAAAGCACGTCATAGCGAACAATATCGACACAGCTAAGCGTCAAAGACCTCTCCGGCGTCGACTTGTGATCGCTGGGGGAACCCTAGTCGCCGCCGTCGCTCTGACAGCAATCGTCGCCGCTATCACCCCCTGGCCATCAGTGATGGTCATCCGCACGGTTTTCGAGAAGGGCGCCGCGTCCACCGTCGCCGAGATGGAACCACACGTTCCCGATACGAAGCTCACCGAGTACCGAGATATCGCTTATGCCCCACCTACCGGCTCGCTCCCTCAATCAGATACAACCCTCGACGTCTACACTCCAGCTGGTGGCACCAAAAAGTTGACCACAATAGTCTGGGTACACGGTGGTGCATGGATTTCAGGGCAGAAGGAAAACATTGAACCCTACTTACGTATCCTCGCGGCCCAGGGGTACACGACTATCGGCGTCAACTACACCACCGCACCGGAAGCCGTCTATCCAACGGCACTCACGCAACTGAACACTGCACTGGGTTACATTAGCGAGCACGCCCCTGAATGGAACGGTGATCCAAAACGGATTGTGCTGGCAGGTGACTCCGCAGGCAGCCAACTGGCCAGTCAGCTCGCCATCCTCACTACCAACCCCCGCTACGCGCACCTTTCGGGCATGACACCTGGGCTCAAAGAAGAACAAGTTGTGGGGGCCATCCTCAACTGCGGCGTTTATGACATGCCAGCCATGTCCGCGCTCAACGGTATCGAAGCATGGGGGCTACAGGTCTCACTCTGGGCGTACGCGGGAACGAAGGACTGGTCATCTCGATCAACTGGCTCCCTAATGTCTACGATCAACTTCGTCAATGCTGACTTTCCGCCGACGTACATTAGCGGGGGCAACGGTGACGCCCTCACTTGGTCACAATCAATCCCCTTTGCGCAAGCACTTGAGGACTCTGGAGTGTCGGTGACTCGGCTCTTCTGGCCTGCAAACCACGAACCAAAGCTTCCTCACGAGTACCAGTTCCACCTTGATCTCAACGAGGCAAACGTGGCACTGGCTGACACGATCAAATACCTGCAAGCGCTCGATTCAGAGCCCACACAGAGCAGCACGAAGCCTTCTTAA
- a CDS encoding TetR family transcriptional regulator, whose amino-acid sequence MDSKSAQTKALVLDTALGMFRSKGFAKTTMRAIAEEAGISVGSAYYYYSSKDELVLELYRESVAEQGMAASATLEHVKGFDDRLKAALNAGIDAMTPYHGFGGAFISSALPPQSVLNPFGGASTEAREDAVGIFREVIKGTKVPHFLRPQLPELLWLVYMGVVLFWVYDSSENQRRTRILIDGGAPLIAKLVALSRLPVVKPMIEEALTLKIRVQT is encoded by the coding sequence ATGGATAGTAAGAGTGCGCAAACCAAGGCCTTGGTGTTGGATACGGCCCTTGGCATGTTTCGCAGTAAAGGATTCGCTAAGACAACAATGCGGGCCATCGCGGAGGAAGCGGGTATTTCTGTAGGCAGTGCCTACTATTACTACTCCTCAAAGGATGAGCTGGTTTTGGAGTTGTACCGCGAGTCGGTAGCGGAGCAGGGTATGGCAGCATCGGCAACTTTGGAGCATGTCAAAGGTTTCGATGACAGGCTCAAGGCGGCCCTGAACGCAGGAATAGATGCGATGACCCCCTACCACGGCTTCGGTGGGGCCTTCATTAGTAGCGCGCTACCACCGCAATCGGTCCTCAACCCATTTGGTGGGGCATCAACCGAAGCGAGGGAGGACGCCGTGGGAATCTTCCGTGAAGTCATCAAGGGCACAAAAGTTCCGCACTTCCTGCGACCTCAACTGCCGGAACTCCTCTGGCTTGTCTACATGGGTGTGGTGCTTTTTTGGGTCTATGACAGCTCCGAGAATCAGCGCCGCACCCGGATACTGATTGATGGAGGCGCGCCACTGATCGCCAAACTCGTGGCCCTTTCGCGACTGCCCGTGGTCAAACCCATGATCGAAGAGGCTCTGACGCTCAAGATAAGGGTGCAAACATGA